A stretch of Desulfobacter hydrogenophilus DNA encodes these proteins:
- a CDS encoding TonB-dependent receptor plug domain-containing protein yields MKTTMQIMGLFILLFPLPLWAEVNISPTVVTATISEKTLEEAPGSVQVITALEIEEMGATSVNEVLEQAMGLMVSTDSGRAKVANIRGTGNKRSLVLIDGRRLAAGYKDFTSTDQIPVTMIQRIEIVRGPSCAIYGSDAIGGVVNIITKKAPDKTSGEVLTRYKSHLDKDSDGGMGSAWVGSKLGKTSFILSGSTQSIGGWNDDGHSPDDGDDKDLNSTAGRIAYALTDASDLSAGFEYFDLERQGERYYQGQSRERNAEDQRLNYFIQYDNQIAQDGNILVRAYRSEHENKMQFSPIAPVTSEEDSERWLNQVEARYTGPIMGSHLLSIGAEFRQEGREDSTGADNDLDNTSIFIQDEFEIFSSLYITAGLRYDDHSEFGGQFSPKASLVYGILYDLRLKASIGKGFRAPSISELFVTSYHNKAKYVYNPNPDLEPEESVSYEIGLEGDKGPFSGGITAFRNDIDNLIDAKFITTTGSGNNKITYYQYQNIAEAHTQGIEARADIRLPWHLSTGACVTWLDTENKETGEELDGSPDIKGIFRLAYYHPGYKFRAATRINYIGDQHVSDDEDKSGYVTVNLYFSKDFPNQIRIFAGIDNLLNEKKAYDGVTYVEPANAYAGLSIRF; encoded by the coding sequence GTGAAAACCACAATGCAGATTATGGGATTGTTTATTCTACTGTTTCCATTACCGCTCTGGGCTGAAGTAAATATCAGTCCAACGGTGGTAACCGCCACCATATCGGAAAAAACCCTGGAAGAAGCCCCGGGATCCGTTCAGGTTATAACGGCCCTGGAAATCGAAGAGATGGGGGCAACTTCCGTGAACGAAGTTCTGGAACAGGCCATGGGTCTGATGGTGTCCACGGATTCCGGACGGGCCAAGGTTGCAAATATCAGAGGCACTGGAAATAAAAGAAGCCTGGTGCTCATTGACGGCCGGCGCCTGGCAGCTGGATACAAAGATTTTACCAGCACAGATCAGATACCGGTGACTATGATCCAGAGGATCGAGATTGTACGGGGACCCAGCTGCGCCATATACGGCAGTGATGCCATAGGAGGCGTAGTTAACATCATCACCAAGAAGGCACCGGATAAGACATCAGGCGAAGTGCTCACCCGGTACAAAAGCCATCTGGACAAGGATTCCGACGGCGGTATGGGATCTGCCTGGGTTGGCTCCAAGCTGGGAAAAACGTCTTTTATACTGTCGGGTTCCACCCAGAGCATCGGCGGCTGGAATGACGACGGCCACAGCCCTGATGATGGTGACGATAAGGATCTGAATTCTACAGCAGGACGGATCGCCTATGCACTGACCGATGCATCAGATCTAAGCGCTGGATTTGAATATTTTGATCTGGAACGCCAAGGGGAACGGTATTACCAGGGCCAGAGCCGTGAACGAAATGCCGAAGACCAGCGGCTCAATTATTTTATTCAGTACGATAATCAAATCGCCCAGGACGGGAATATATTGGTCCGGGCCTACCGCTCCGAGCATGAAAATAAAATGCAATTTTCGCCCATAGCGCCCGTAACCAGCGAAGAGGATTCCGAACGCTGGCTGAATCAGGTAGAGGCAAGGTACACCGGCCCGATTATGGGCAGCCATCTTCTATCAATTGGCGCCGAATTCCGGCAGGAAGGACGGGAAGACAGCACAGGTGCGGATAACGACCTTGATAATACCAGTATTTTCATCCAGGATGAGTTTGAAATTTTCTCTTCGTTATATATTACAGCCGGCCTGCGCTATGACGATCATTCCGAATTCGGCGGCCAGTTTTCTCCCAAGGCATCTCTGGTCTACGGCATTCTTTACGACCTCAGGCTCAAAGCCTCCATTGGAAAAGGATTTAGAGCACCCTCCATATCAGAACTGTTTGTGACCTCCTACCACAACAAAGCGAAATATGTGTACAATCCCAACCCGGATCTGGAACCCGAAGAGTCTGTGTCCTATGAAATCGGTCTTGAGGGTGACAAAGGCCCTTTTTCGGGAGGGATCACTGCGTTTAGGAATGATATCGACAATCTGATTGATGCCAAGTTCATAACCACCACGGGTTCAGGAAATAATAAAATAACCTATTACCAATATCAGAATATTGCCGAAGCCCACACCCAGGGAATTGAAGCCCGGGCAGATATAAGACTTCCCTGGCACTTGAGCACCGGCGCCTGCGTCACCTGGCTGGACACGGAAAATAAAGAGACCGGAGAAGAGCTTGATGGCAGCCCGGATATAAAAGGCATTTTCAGGCTGGCCTATTATCATCCTGGCTACAAATTTCGTGCCGCCACCCGCATCAACTATATCGGCGATCAGCATGTATCGGATGACGAAGACAAAAGCGGATATGTCACTGTGAATCTTTATTTCTCAAAGGATTTTCCAAACCAGATCCGGATTTTCGCCGGCATTGATAATCTTTTGAATGAAAAAAAAGCATATGACGGCGTGACCTATGTAGAACCGGCCAATGCCTATGCAGGACTCAGCATCCGGTTTTAG
- a CDS encoding helix-turn-helix domain-containing protein, with protein sequence MFENLSPIAIAEQLGERLKQARLNADLTQAEVAARTGLNRRTILNAEKGNVQLKNLVAILVSLGMVEQINMFIPMQEISPVQLAKLKGKKRQRASKTQKKKRQIREDKSLW encoded by the coding sequence ATGTTTGAAAATTTATCCCCCATCGCAATCGCTGAACAATTAGGAGAGCGATTAAAACAAGCGAGACTGAACGCCGATTTAACCCAGGCAGAAGTAGCAGCAAGAACGGGTTTGAATAGGAGGACGATTCTTAATGCCGAGAAAGGTAATGTTCAACTTAAAAATCTGGTTGCAATATTGGTAAGCCTTGGAATGGTAGAGCAAATCAACATGTTTATACCCATGCAGGAAATTTCCCCTGTACAATTGGCTAAACTGAAGGGAAAAAAACGACAACGCGCTTCGAAAACTCAAAAGAAAAAACGCCAAATCAGAGAAGATAAATCATTATGGTAA
- a CDS encoding type II toxin-antitoxin system HipA family toxin: MVIEVIKVKYNEQNVGAVSFNTETGVGAFEFESRFIKSGIELSPIKMPLSKKIFSFPENSNETFKGLPGMIADSLPDDFGNAVMNAWIARQGKSPTDITPLQRLQYTGKRGMGALTYSPAIQRKNLNRSQQIEIQSLVFIAQEILDKREKFQVTLGSQDKEDKKAMMALLSVGMSAGGARAKAVLAFDNDFTQVRSGQTTAPEGFTHFVMKFDGVSETNKDKETFGDPLGYGTMEYVYHLMAKACGINMMPCRLLNEGNRRHFITQRFDRKGNQKIHVQTLNGIAHVDYKKVGSYSYEELFSLARELKLAPDDAIQIFKRMVFNIIARNHDDHSKNFGYMLDSQDKWQLAPAYDIAYSYKPGSPWISSHWMKLNGKRDNFTREDFYSLKKISPIFTNRKIDHIIEEITEHVSRWNDLAIEHSVPKSLINLISSNLRLKI; encoded by the coding sequence ATGGTAATCGAAGTCATTAAAGTGAAATATAACGAACAGAATGTTGGTGCTGTCAGTTTCAATACTGAAACAGGTGTTGGCGCATTTGAATTTGAGTCTCGTTTTATTAAGTCCGGTATTGAACTTTCACCTATAAAAATGCCTTTATCTAAAAAAATATTTTCATTTCCGGAAAACAGTAACGAAACCTTCAAAGGCTTGCCTGGAATGATTGCCGATTCTTTACCTGATGATTTTGGTAATGCCGTGATGAATGCCTGGATAGCAAGACAAGGGAAATCACCAACAGACATCACTCCATTGCAGCGTCTTCAATACACTGGAAAGCGTGGCATGGGGGCATTAACCTATTCTCCGGCAATCCAACGAAAAAATCTGAATAGATCACAGCAAATTGAAATTCAGTCATTAGTTTTTATTGCTCAAGAAATTTTGGATAAACGGGAAAAATTCCAGGTCACACTTGGATCACAAGACAAGGAAGATAAAAAGGCGATGATGGCGCTATTATCTGTGGGTATGAGTGCTGGCGGTGCCAGGGCTAAAGCAGTTCTTGCATTTGATAATGACTTTACCCAGGTCAGGTCAGGGCAAACCACTGCACCTGAAGGATTTACGCATTTCGTGATGAAGTTTGATGGTGTCAGTGAAACCAACAAAGACAAAGAAACATTTGGTGATCCACTGGGGTATGGCACAATGGAGTATGTTTATCACCTCATGGCCAAAGCCTGCGGCATAAACATGATGCCATGCCGGCTGCTTAATGAAGGGAATAGACGCCATTTCATTACTCAACGATTTGACCGGAAAGGCAATCAGAAGATACATGTACAAACCTTAAATGGAATTGCACATGTAGATTACAAGAAGGTTGGTTCATACTCATATGAAGAGTTGTTTTCACTTGCAAGGGAGCTAAAGTTGGCTCCAGATGATGCAATACAAATATTTAAACGAATGGTGTTTAATATTATTGCACGTAATCATGATGACCATTCTAAAAATTTTGGATATATGCTTGACAGCCAAGATAAATGGCAACTGGCTCCTGCTTATGATATAGCATATAGCTACAAGCCGGGAAGCCCTTGGATCAGCAGCCATTGGATGAAACTCAATGGAAAAAGAGACAACTTTACCCGTGAAGATTTTTACAGCTTAAAAAAAATAAGCCCCATATTTACCAACCGAAAAATTGATCATATCATTGAGGAAATCACAGAGCATGTTTCACGATGGAATGACCTGGCTATCGAGCATAGTGTTCCAAAATCATTAATCAATCTCATAAGTAGTAATTTGCGACTGAAAATTTAG
- a CDS encoding ABC transporter substrate-binding protein — translation MPQKMAKLFIITSLFFLLFCFIEGVRLPFVVASGILILISILLFSLNILRTMLTKGESRTPARALNKPVHKKLATATAILAAGIFLFNTAPCMASATQIPEKADIIIIGDRLVDIAYNLGVLPAAMSVRCSLWPLCDTLKTSCQVLGCPNCLQKKKAKPLISFAKAHQIKKVIIEKGNPFCALVPELHPEKIAGMLENQGLSVTVVEYSHDLAKTVNQMAAILGKADKAQMLLDNYEKNLAKVMKNIEKKNFAKRVVILNGVFQASSGKSFLRVESPGGYADQFLLSALKSINVGHEMVKSGKKPAKGHYSIRKLNRLIVTAPDAIIITGDGFAVQKAIAQALVQSPGLANIPAIKNQAIYNLPGFIQSSLIEYPSILSQWAFVLER, via the coding sequence ATGCCCCAAAAAATGGCGAAACTGTTTATTATCACCTCTTTGTTTTTTCTTTTGTTCTGCTTTATTGAAGGAGTGAGGCTTCCTTTTGTAGTTGCCAGCGGTATTTTAATTTTGATCTCTATTTTACTGTTCAGCCTGAACATACTGCGAACCATGCTGACCAAAGGTGAAAGCAGAACCCCGGCCAGGGCGCTAAACAAGCCGGTCCATAAAAAACTTGCCACGGCCACAGCCATTCTGGCCGCAGGCATATTCCTGTTCAATACTGCACCCTGCATGGCATCTGCCACACAGATACCCGAAAAAGCCGATATCATCATCATCGGGGACCGGCTTGTGGATATTGCCTACAATCTTGGAGTACTGCCTGCAGCAATGTCAGTGCGCTGTTCTTTATGGCCGCTGTGCGACACCTTGAAAACATCCTGCCAGGTCCTGGGCTGTCCCAACTGTCTGCAAAAGAAAAAAGCCAAACCATTGATCAGTTTTGCCAAAGCCCACCAGATAAAAAAAGTGATCATTGAAAAAGGCAATCCCTTCTGTGCCCTGGTTCCGGAACTGCACCCGGAAAAAATAGCGGGTATGCTTGAAAACCAGGGATTATCCGTAACGGTTGTTGAATATTCCCATGACCTGGCCAAAACCGTCAACCAGATGGCCGCCATTTTAGGTAAAGCGGATAAAGCGCAAATGCTTCTGGACAACTATGAAAAGAACCTGGCAAAAGTCATGAAAAATATAGAAAAAAAGAACTTTGCAAAACGGGTGGTGATTCTTAACGGCGTGTTCCAGGCATCCTCAGGCAAATCCTTTCTACGGGTGGAAAGCCCGGGCGGGTATGCTGATCAATTTCTTTTGTCTGCACTGAAAAGTATAAATGTAGGCCATGAAATGGTCAAATCGGGAAAGAAACCGGCCAAGGGGCATTATTCCATCCGCAAGCTCAACCGTTTAATTGTAACCGCACCCGATGCCATCATCATCACGGGTGACGGGTTTGCCGTCCAAAAGGCCATAGCCCAGGCACTTGTTCAGAGCCCGGGACTGGCAAACATTCCGGCAATAAAAAACCAGGCGATCTACAATCTGCCCGGTTTTATCCAGTCCAGTCTTATTGAATATCCTTCCATTCTTTCCCAATGGGCATTTGTGCTTGAACGTTGA
- the pepF gene encoding oligoendopeptidase F has translation MVHQPDTLRKEVLQSDCWDLSPMFQTTEAWEARSQALEKKLPTYDDFKGTLAQGPDALLACIEFDHSVGREMAFLYTFAHLKNDEDKTQSDNEGLFQRASNLYTRIGEASSFISPEIQAIPSDQLTAYLNKEAFKPYRFYLEQMIRYIPHTRTAEIEQLMAMAGESLGAPQRIFSQLDNADLNFDTIKHPAGDVLPLTHGNFITFQGHKDRTFRKTVFDQYYQTYHDHRHTIAATLATSVKKDLFWARARHFDSARKAALFADNVPENVYDDLIINVKKAFSSLHQYLDFRKQALGVDELHMYDTYVQLVPDIDFHMDYEQAVATCIEALAPLGQDYCGTLEQGLLKGWVDRYENKGKRSGAYSSGCYDSNPYILLNYDPNSINSLFTLIHEAGHSMHTFLANKAQPYPTHGYTIFVAEVASTLNEALLARHLLEKYRDDPRMKAYILNREIDNIRGTFFRQTMFAEFEHIIHGLAGGNQALTIDTFTSVYKNLLSVYFGDKMVIDEALTLECLRIPHFYSSFYVYKYATGLAAALAIAQRITDKGKPAVNDYLAFLKLGGSMFPIDELRVAGVDMATISPVQAAASHFESRISELETLWQSI, from the coding sequence ATGGTTCATCAGCCGGACACCCTGAGAAAAGAGGTCCTTCAAAGTGACTGCTGGGATCTGTCACCCATGTTTCAAACCACCGAGGCGTGGGAAGCGCGTTCCCAGGCACTGGAAAAGAAATTGCCCACCTATGACGATTTCAAAGGGACCCTTGCCCAGGGGCCTGATGCGCTTTTAGCCTGCATTGAATTCGACCACAGTGTCGGGCGAGAAATGGCGTTTCTATATACATTTGCCCACCTGAAAAACGATGAAGATAAAACCCAGTCGGACAACGAGGGGCTTTTCCAACGTGCCTCCAATCTTTACACCCGCATCGGGGAGGCCTCAAGCTTTATTTCGCCTGAAATCCAGGCCATACCCTCTGACCAGCTGACAGCGTATCTTAATAAAGAAGCGTTTAAACCATACCGGTTTTACCTGGAACAAATGATCAGGTACATTCCCCATACCAGGACTGCCGAAATAGAACAGCTGATGGCAATGGCCGGCGAAAGCCTGGGCGCGCCCCAAAGAATTTTCTCCCAGCTGGATAATGCAGATCTTAATTTTGATACGATAAAGCATCCCGCAGGCGATGTGCTTCCGTTGACCCATGGAAACTTTATTACTTTTCAAGGACATAAAGACAGAACTTTTCGCAAAACAGTCTTTGATCAATATTACCAGACCTACCATGACCACAGACACACCATTGCCGCGACTTTAGCCACCTCAGTAAAAAAAGATCTGTTCTGGGCCAGGGCGAGGCATTTTGATTCGGCACGAAAGGCTGCCCTGTTTGCGGACAATGTTCCGGAAAATGTCTACGACGACCTGATTATCAATGTTAAAAAAGCTTTTTCGTCCCTTCACCAATACCTTGATTTCAGGAAACAGGCCCTGGGCGTTGACGAACTGCACATGTACGACACCTATGTGCAGCTTGTTCCTGATATTGACTTTCACATGGACTATGAACAGGCGGTTGCGACCTGCATTGAGGCGCTTGCACCCTTAGGCCAAGACTATTGTGGCACCTTGGAGCAGGGCCTTCTCAAGGGCTGGGTGGACAGATACGAAAACAAAGGCAAGCGAAGCGGGGCCTACTCTTCGGGATGTTACGATTCCAACCCCTATATCTTGCTCAACTATGATCCCAATTCCATTAACAGCCTCTTCACGCTGATTCACGAGGCCGGGCATTCCATGCACACCTTTCTTGCCAACAAAGCCCAGCCCTACCCCACCCACGGCTACACGATTTTTGTGGCAGAGGTGGCCTCAACCCTTAATGAGGCACTTTTGGCCCGGCATCTTCTGGAAAAATACAGGGATGACCCCAGAATGAAAGCCTACATACTGAACCGGGAAATCGACAATATCCGGGGCACATTTTTCCGCCAGACCATGTTTGCCGAATTTGAACATATCATCCATGGGTTGGCTGGTGGAAACCAGGCCCTGACCATTGACACCTTCACATCCGTATACAAAAATCTTTTATCCGTATATTTCGGCGATAAAATGGTCATTGACGAAGCCCTTACCCTGGAATGCCTGCGCATCCCCCATTTTTATTCTTCCTTTTATGTTTATAAATATGCCACGGGCCTAGCGGCAGCGCTTGCCATTGCCCAGCGGATAACAGACAAGGGCAAGCCTGCTGTGAATGATTACCTTGCCTTTCTCAAGCTTGGGGGCTCCATGTTTCCCATTGATGAACTCAGGGTGGCGGGTGTGGACATGGCAACCATTTCCCCTGTGCAAGCGGCGGCATCCCATTTTGAATCACGAATCAGCGAACTGGAAACCCTGTGGCAGTCCATTTAG
- a CDS encoding methyl-accepting chemotaxis protein, whose amino-acid sequence MPKKLNIKAKLLFSVTIFVIALMLVSGYISAKISFAIIYDRIVNREAPASVNYIAETFEKKMDKSLSIARLIADNPHIIQWIKDGEKKEGMNQAISFFKEVKKNDMDFVFLVSANSKNYYTSDGLFKTVSADNPRDSWFFDTLKSKTKLAINIDTAEKAKTLMAFINLLVGPVDNPIGVAGAGINLTALSEQLSTTKLSENSTAFLISQDGSIQAHPSENYVFTIKNIKNIPDQGFQKEIVQALLTEEKGTKEYIDEKGIEKLVVFKIIPASNWKIVFEIPKKELGKGLGKIQTVNTLMTLICIVVLVLVLSFFINKILKPVKETVATLEDISQGEGDLTKRIEVTTSDEIGILATAFNTFLDKLSSIIANATSYSAKVDESSGTMLDITKAVSVETTSASSRIQTIAASAEEVNLGMESVASAIEESNANISMIASAVEQMSATINEISQKSASARTISEKAVSVSQETSSQIKELGGAANEIGKVTDTITDISEQTNLLALNATIEAARAGDAGKGFAVVASEIKELAKQTTIAAQEINTRISGIQSATNTSVLNIKEVESIITDCNDLIGSIAAAIEEQTATTQEISSNISQLSNGIAEVSANVSGSALAVNSIAKEIDATNQSVSGLANSGSQMTVNAEKMADLANKLKQLMNLFKI is encoded by the coding sequence ATGCCTAAAAAGTTAAACATTAAGGCAAAGTTACTGTTTAGCGTGACGATTTTTGTTATTGCCCTAATGCTGGTATCCGGATATATCAGCGCCAAAATTTCATTTGCTATTATATATGATAGAATTGTGAACAGAGAAGCGCCTGCCAGCGTGAACTATATTGCTGAAACCTTTGAAAAGAAAATGGATAAATCTTTGAGTATCGCCCGGCTGATTGCAGACAATCCTCATATTATTCAGTGGATCAAGGATGGCGAAAAAAAAGAGGGCATGAACCAGGCCATATCCTTTTTTAAGGAAGTGAAGAAGAATGATATGGATTTTGTTTTTCTGGTATCGGCCAATTCCAAGAACTACTATACCAGTGATGGGCTCTTTAAGACTGTGAGCGCAGATAACCCTAGGGACAGCTGGTTTTTCGACACCTTGAAAAGCAAGACAAAGCTTGCCATCAATATTGATACTGCAGAAAAAGCCAAAACCCTCATGGCCTTTATCAATTTGCTTGTCGGGCCTGTTGACAATCCAATTGGTGTGGCAGGCGCCGGCATCAACCTCACAGCCCTTTCCGAACAATTGAGCACAACCAAGCTAAGCGAAAACAGTACTGCCTTTCTTATTTCCCAGGACGGAAGTATTCAGGCCCATCCGTCCGAAAACTATGTTTTCACCATAAAAAATATCAAGAACATACCTGATCAAGGGTTTCAAAAAGAGATCGTCCAGGCCCTCCTGACCGAGGAAAAGGGAACCAAAGAATATATTGACGAGAAGGGCATTGAAAAACTGGTGGTCTTTAAAATAATTCCCGCCTCCAATTGGAAAATTGTATTTGAGATTCCCAAAAAGGAGCTGGGCAAGGGGCTGGGGAAAATCCAAACCGTTAATACCCTCATGACCCTGATCTGTATTGTGGTTTTGGTGTTGGTTTTGTCCTTTTTCATTAACAAGATATTGAAACCGGTAAAAGAAACGGTTGCTACTTTGGAAGACATTTCCCAGGGAGAAGGGGATCTTACCAAGCGGATTGAGGTGACCACCAGTGATGAAATAGGCATCCTTGCAACGGCTTTTAATACCTTCCTGGATAAGCTGAGCAGCATTATCGCCAATGCGACCAGCTATAGCGCCAAGGTGGATGAATCCTCCGGCACAATGCTGGATATCACCAAGGCCGTGTCAGTAGAAACCACATCAGCATCTTCAAGAATTCAGACTATTGCAGCTTCGGCAGAAGAGGTTAATCTTGGCATGGAATCGGTGGCATCGGCCATTGAAGAGTCCAATGCCAATATCTCCATGATTGCCAGCGCTGTTGAACAAATGAGTGCGACGATCAATGAGATCAGTCAGAAATCAGCCTCCGCCAGGACAATCTCGGAAAAGGCTGTGTCCGTGTCACAGGAAACCTCATCGCAGATTAAGGAACTGGGGGGGGCGGCTAATGAAATAGGCAAGGTGACAGATACCATAACCGATATCTCCGAGCAGACAAATCTATTGGCCCTTAACGCCACCATAGAAGCTGCCAGGGCTGGAGATGCGGGAAAGGGTTTTGCAGTGGTCGCAAGCGAGATCAAGGAACTTGCAAAGCAGACCACCATCGCAGCCCAGGAAATTAATACCAGGATTTCAGGGATTCAAAGCGCCACAAACACTTCTGTTCTCAATATTAAGGAAGTGGAATCGATCATAACCGATTGCAATGATTTGATTGGATCCATTGCCGCTGCCATTGAGGAGCAGACGGCCACCACCCAGGAAATATCAAGCAATATTTCACAGCTTTCCAATGGGATAGCGGAGGTCAGCGCAAATGTGAGCGGCAGCGCCCTGGCCGTCAACAGCATTGCAAAGGAGATTGATGCGACTAATCAGTCTGTGTCCGGTCTTGCCAACAGCGGATCCCAGATGACTGTCAATGCAGAAAAGATGGCGGATCTTGCAAATAAGCTTAAACAGCTTATGAATCTTTTTAAAATTTAG
- the tsaA gene encoding tRNA (N6-threonylcarbamoyladenosine(37)-N6)-methyltransferase TrmO, whose amino-acid sequence MAVHLAPTIEPIGVIHSCFKEKFGIPRQPNLADKAPGMLKFFPEFARPEAVRGLEQFSHIWIIFVFHRAVKKDGKWSAMVRPPRLGGNKKVGVFASRSPFRPNPIGMSCVRLEDIEATAKGPVLHLTGVDLLDQTPVLDIKPYLPYSDRLDTARDGFAPAPDNKTCQVNFSSTAATQIREREKTIPNLLPIITQVLENDPRPAYSNAQFSSRKGDTGADGLDKERVYGIRLFDFDLKWQAAGNKIRVLCLDPASD is encoded by the coding sequence GTGGCAGTCCATTTAGCACCCACCATAGAACCCATTGGAGTGATCCATAGCTGTTTCAAGGAAAAATTCGGCATCCCCCGGCAGCCCAACCTTGCGGACAAGGCACCGGGAATGCTGAAATTTTTTCCTGAATTTGCAAGGCCCGAGGCTGTCAGAGGTCTTGAACAATTTTCCCATATCTGGATAATTTTCGTTTTTCACAGGGCCGTGAAAAAGGATGGGAAATGGTCTGCCATGGTGCGCCCTCCCCGCCTTGGGGGAAATAAAAAGGTGGGCGTATTTGCCTCGCGTTCCCCTTTCCGGCCCAACCCCATTGGTATGTCCTGTGTCCGGCTTGAAGATATTGAAGCTACGGCCAAAGGACCGGTCCTTCATCTGACCGGCGTGGATCTTCTGGATCAGACACCTGTTCTGGATATCAAACCCTATCTGCCCTATTCAGATCGACTGGACACTGCCCGGGACGGTTTTGCACCGGCACCGGACAATAAGACGTGCCAAGTCAATTTTTCCAGCACAGCCGCGACCCAGATCCGGGAAAGGGAAAAAACCATCCCCAATCTGCTGCCCATCATTACCCAGGTGCTGGAAAATGATCCCCGGCCCGCTTATAGCAATGCCCAGTTTTCCAGTAGAAAAGGAGACACCGGGGCTGATGGGCTGGATAAAGAGCGTGTATATGGAATTCGGCTGTTTGACTTTGATCTCAAATGGCAGGCAGCAGGAAATAAAATCCGGGTGCTTTGCCTGGACCCGGCCTCAGATTAA
- a CDS encoding DUF4405 domain-containing protein, with protein sequence MKLRKITSLTMFLSFLLLIVTSIVLYVVPHGRIAYWSDWRFMGLTKTLWGDVHINLGVLFLVSGLLHLYYNWKLIVTYMKNKAKELKIFTPDFNMALALTLIFTFGTLLHIPPMSTILDFSASFKDAGTRKYGEPPYGHAELSSLKMFAKRTDLDLDVIKQQLQKSDMAFDDESWTLLDIARANNCTPKDVYVAMLPPKTTVDTKTFPDQPFPGIGRMRLKDLCTQYDLDTEKIINGLGARQINAEPNQTIKEIAQAKGMEPQTLFEVIHEVVTSL encoded by the coding sequence ATGAAACTACGAAAAATCACCTCGTTGACCATGTTTTTATCTTTTCTGCTGCTGATCGTGACCAGCATTGTCCTCTATGTTGTTCCCCATGGACGGATTGCCTACTGGTCTGACTGGCGCTTTATGGGATTAACCAAAACCCTTTGGGGCGATGTTCATATCAACCTTGGCGTTTTGTTTCTCGTCTCAGGCCTTTTGCACCTGTACTACAACTGGAAACTCATAGTTACATATATGAAAAACAAGGCAAAAGAGCTTAAAATTTTTACCCCGGATTTTAATATGGCCCTTGCCCTCACGCTGATTTTCACTTTTGGGACCCTGCTTCATATTCCGCCCATGAGCACCATTCTTGATTTCAGTGCATCTTTCAAGGATGCCGGTACCCGAAAATACGGAGAACCCCCTTACGGGCACGCGGAGCTCTCCTCTTTGAAGATGTTTGCCAAACGCACGGATCTTGATCTTGACGTTATCAAACAGCAGCTTCAAAAGTCAGATATGGCATTTGATGACGAATCCTGGACCCTGCTTGACATTGCCCGGGCAAACAACTGCACCCCCAAAGATGTATATGTGGCCATGTTGCCACCCAAGACAACAGTCGATACCAAAACTTTTCCTGACCAACCCTTTCCCGGCATTGGAAGAATGCGTTTAAAGGATTTATGTACCCAGTACGACCTGGATACGGAAAAAATCATCAACGGTCTTGGTGCCAGACAGATTAACGCCGAGCCGAATCAAACCATCAAGGAAATAGCCCAAGCCAAAGGCATGGAACCCCAGACACTGTTTGAAGTCATTCACGAGGTGGTCACATCATTATAA